A stretch of Prunus dulcis chromosome 6, ALMONDv2, whole genome shotgun sequence DNA encodes these proteins:
- the LOC117632321 gene encoding kinesin-like protein KIN-12E, whose protein sequence is MPFISDTASAIKSRFGFHDHSSDPVRSTPGLPKSAAKEAVSAVRSIRDWNDDEDDDGKVSTSTASSNQSFEFREDPSFWKDHNVQVIIRIRPLSSAEISVQGYGKCIRQESCQTITWTGHPESRFTFDIVADENVSQEQLFKVAGLAMVDNCMIGYNSCMFAYGQTGSGKTHTMLGDIEGGTRRHSVNCGMTPRVFEYLFSRIQKEKEAGRDEKVKFVCKCSFLEIYNEQILDLLDPSSNNLQIREDIKKGVYVENLKEVEVTSARDVMQQLIQGAANRKVAATNMNRASSRSHSVFTCIIESKRECQGVTHHRFARLNLVDLAGSERQKSSGAEGERLKEATNINKSLSTLGLVIMNLVNVSNGKSLHVPYRDSKLTFLLQDSLGGNSKTIIIANVSPSSCCSLETLSTLKFAQRAKFIKNNAIVNEDASGDVIAMKVQIQQLKKEVSHLRGLVNGGTGNQDNDTLAVSFPGSPGSFKWDGPNGSFSPFTSSKRTSQKKDYEVALVGAFRREKDKDIALQTLAAESQAALQLAKQREDEIQGLKMRLRFREAGIKRLEAVACGKISAETHLLKEKEEHLKEIEVLRAQVDRNQEVTRFAMENLRLKEEIRRLKSFYEEGEREIMNEQIMALQNKLLDALDWKLMHESELSNSNVPMEVQNDDNFLISNQEQALPWQSSIKEENEFLRMQAIQNQSEMDTLQKKLDLCLEEKEVLERNINDLMTKLEEERSSRAMKEDTHQLELPSLSADVPIMSFNDSMELKTMVDAIAAASEREAEAHETAIILSKENDGLRMKLKVLIEDNNKLIELYEGATSDSTYRNINKFECAHDGTETHSNSGGFIDLSKEKEAEMNKVVENLEHQLVEMHEENEKLMGLYEGAMQERDELKRVLASGGQKSVTVKGGFDSPEKLVEVDGGASPTSLEEKNCIGENGLPGSDGGESRQFEKPTLCQGAVSMEESGFSGPNERGGLSHTSDEVNPDTEESGGSRILVDRAGLCTANTEANSGNEVDAGTQSDMELETSDLTAVKLLEALNLVRKKLETADEQLLDSAKTVTVFGSLEKVMLEVGKLSGEIEAMEAEIQVKQQLFESCELLTSKVKENITQIDKKLSALKYSLSSFSSSVVYFEQREARARARVAASTSYLEQKKGQLGCLQAQKDEIAAARREMQESEAELKISLACLKSKLEEENRKQENEQVLFAIDNVEKLDPSQKNWHLVGGKATELLKSAEEKTKLQAEMKTSREKLGVMRKELEDLKLKSGKVDKEMLAVQAEIQKGVKSVEEMELALQNVIQEKEMLLEVKDNGKAEAESLVVEYQQHVFESVLKEAESKIVEEELQIELRMLEELRTARALAAAKTMQLLDTRSGSCLLSEKMEEELQSVRKYVVEAKSLLGESYSHHLNSNVS, encoded by the exons ATGCCTTTCATATCCGACACCGCGAGCGCTATCAAGAGCCGGTTCGGGTTCCATGACCACTCCTCGGACCCGGTCCGGAGCACACCGGGTCTTCCCAAATCGGCGGCCAAAGAGGCTGTCTCGGCGGTTCGGAGCATCCGCGACTGGAACGACGACGAAGACGATGACGGGAAAGTCAGCACCAGTACGGCGTCGTCCAATCAGAGCTTCGAGTTCCGGGAAGATCCCTCCTTCTGGAAAGACCACAACGTGCAG GTTATCATTCGGATCCGTCCCCTTAGTAGCGCTGAAATATCAGTGCAAGGCTATGGCAAATGCATTCGTCAAGAGAGCTGTCAGACAATTACTTGGACCGGGCATCCCGAGTCACGATTCACTTTTGACATTGTTGCAGATGAGAATGTTAGCCAG GAACAATTGTTCAAAGTGGCGGGATTGGCAATGGTGGACAATTGCATGATAGGTTACAACAGTTGCATGTTTGCATATGGCCAA ACTGGAAGTGGGAAGACCCACACAATGCTTGGAGATATTGAGGGAGGAACTCGAAGGCACAGTGTCAATTGTGGGATGACACCTAGAGTCTTCGAATATCTGTTCTCAAGAATTCAAAAG GAAAAAGAGGCTGGTCGAGATGAAAAAGTAAAGTTTGTATGTAAATGTTCATTTTTAGAAATATACAATGAACAAATTCTAGACCTTTTGGACCCTTCATCTAACAACTTGCAG ATAAGAGAAGACATAAAGAAAGGTGTTTATGTGGAAAATCTCAAGGAGGTTGAAGTTACAAGTGCTCGAGATGTTATGCAACAACTTATTCAA GGTGCAGCAAATAGAAAGGTAGCTGCTACCAATATGAATCGTGCTAGCAGTCGCTCTCATAGTGTATTTACATGCATCATTGAAAGTaaa AGGGAATGCCAAGGAGTAACTCACCATCGATTTGCTCGGCTTAATCTCGTTGACTTAGCAGGATCTGAAAG GCAGAAGAGTTCTGGAGCTGAAGGTGAGCGTCTGAAGGAAGCTACTAACATTAACAAGTCTCTTTCAACATTGGG ACTTGTGATTATGAATCTGGTAAATGTTTCCAATGGGAAGTCACTCCACGTTCCATACCGGGATTCAAAGCTTACATTTTTGCTTCAG GATTCTCTAGGAGGGAATTCGAAGACAATTATAATAGCAAATGTTAGTCCTTCTAGCTG TTGTTCGTTGGAGACATTGAGCACTTTGAAGTTTGCACAGCGTGCTAAATTCATTAAGAACAAT GCAATTGTGAATGAGGATGCATCTGGAGATGTCATTGCCATGAAGGTGCAAATTCAACAACTCAAG AAAGAAGTATCCCACTTACGAGGACTAGTCAATGGAGGAACTGGAAATCAGGACAATGATACATTAGCTGTAAGCTTTCCAGGATCGCCAGGATCTTTCAAGTGGGATGGACCTAATGGATCATTTAGTCCATTTACTTCCAGCAAGAGGACATCTCAG AAAAAAGACTATGAAGTTGCCCTTGTCGGGGCTTTCAGGAGggaaaaggacaaagacattgcACTGCAGACATTAGCTGCTGAAAGCCAGGCAGCTTTGCAGCTG GCCAAACAAAGAGAGGATGAAATACAAGGCCTGAAGATGAGACTACGATTTCGAGAAGCTGGAATAAAAAGGTTGGAAGCGGTTGCCTGTGGAAAGATCTCAGCTGAAACCCACTTACTAAAGGAAAAGGAGGAACATTTAAAGGAAATTGAGGTCCTACGTGCCCAGGTGGATCGTAACCAAGAAGTAACTAGGTTTGCTATGGAAAATTTGCGGCTGAAAGAGGAAATAAGAAG GTTGAAGTCCTTTTATGAGGAAGGTGAACGAGAGATAATGAATGAACAGATAATGGCGTTACAAAACAAg TTATTAGACGCTCTTGATTGGAAACTCATGCATGAATCAGAGCTTTCGAATTCGAATGTGCCGATGGAAGTTCAGAATGATGATAATTTTCTTATCTCTAATCAG GAACAAGCATTACCTTGGCAGTCTTCAATTAAGGAGGAGAATGAATTTCTCCGTATGCAG GCCATTCAAAACCAATCCGAAATGGACACACTCCAGAAGAAACTAGACCTCTGCcttgaagagaaagaagttTTGGAAAG GAATATCAATGATTTGATGACAAAACTTGAAGAAGAGAGATCTTCTAGAGCCATGAAAGAAGACACACATCAACTTGAGCTTCCTTCTTTGTCGGCTGATGTGCCAATTATGAGTTTCAATGATTCGATGGAGCTGAAAACAATGGTTGATGCCATTGCTGCTGCAAGTGAAAGAGAAGCTGAGGCTCATGAGACAGCAATAATCCTGTCCAAAGAGAATGATGGACTGCGTATGAAGCTCAAGGTTTTGATTGAAGATAACAATAAACTCATTGAGTTATATGAAGGGGCCACTTCAGACAGCACTTAcagaaatattaataaatttgaGTGTGCTCATGATGGCACTGAAACTCACAGTAATAGTGGTGGTTTTATTGACCTTTCCAAAGAAAAGGAGGCTGAGATGAATAAAGTGGTCGAGAATTTAGAGCATCAACTTGTGGAAATgcatgaagaaaatgaaaaactaatGGGTTTGTATGAAGGAGCCATGCAGGAGAGGGATGAACTTAAAAGAGTGCTTGCTTCTGGTGGTCAGAAAAGTGTTACAGTTAAGGGAGGATTTGATTCCCCAGAGAAGCTTGTTGAAGTTGATGGAGGTGCTTCTCCTACGTCTCTGGAGGAAAAGAATTGTATTGGCGAAAATGGTCTTCCTGGTTCTGATGGAGGAGAAAGCCGTCAGTTTGAGAAACCTACTTTATGTCAAGGAGCAGTCTCAATGGAGGAATCTGGTTTCTCTGGACCAAATGAGCGAGGCGGGCTCAGTCATACATCTGATGAAGTGAACCCGGATACTGAAGAAAGTGGTGGCTCAAGAATTTTGGTTGATAGAGCAGGTCTATGCACTGCTAATACTGAAGCAAATTCAGGAAATGAGGTTGATGCTGGAACTCAGTCTGACATGGAACTGGAGACATCAGATCTCACTGCAGTAAAGCTTTTAGAAGCGCTAAATTTGGTCAGAAAGAAACTGGAAACAGCAGATGAACAACTTTTAGATTCTGCAAAAACAGTTACCGTATTTGGTTCCCTTGAGAAAGTAATGTTAGAGGTTGGCAAACTCTCAGGAGAAATTGAAGCAATGGAAGCTGAAATTCAGGTCAAGCAGCAGCTTTTTGAATCATGTGAACTCCTCACttcaaaagtgaaagaaaACATCACTCAAATTGACAAAAAGTTATCAGCTCTCAAATACTCCCTATCTAGCTTTTCTTCATCCGTAGTTTACTTCGAGCAACGAGAAGCTCGGGCAAGAGCAAGGGTAGCTGCTTCAACATCTTATCTGGAACAAAAGAAAGGGCAATTGGGCTGCCTACAAGCACAGAAGGATGAAATAGCTGCTGCTCGGAGGGAAATGCAAGAATCTGAAGCAGAACTAAAGATCAGTCTGGCATGCTTGAAGTCAAAACTGGAGGAAGAAAATCGAAAACAAGAGAATGAACAGGTTCTATTTGCCATAGATAATGTTGAGAAGTTAGACCCCTCACAGAAAAATTGGCATTTGGTGGGAGGTAAAGCTACCGAGTTACTGAAGTCTGCGGAAGAGAAAACTAAACTGCAGGCGGAGATGAAGACATCTCGAGAAAAACTTGGAGTCATGAGAAAGGAACTTGAGGATTTGAAGTTGAAGTCTGGGAAGGTAGATAAGGAGATGCTAGCTGTTCAGGCGGAGATACAGAAAGGCGTCAAGTCTGTGGAAGAGATGGAACTTGCCCTTCAGAATGTTATTCAGGAGAAGGAGATGCTGTTGGAAGTAAAAGATAATGGGAAGGCCGAAGCTGAAAGTCTGGTTGTTGAGTACCAGCAGCATGTGTTTGAATCGGTTTTGAAGGAGGCTGAGTCGAAGATTGTGGAGGAAGAATTGCAGATTGAGTTAAGAATGTTGGAAGAGCTGCGCACGGCAAGGGCTTTAGCCGCTGCGAAGACAATGCAGTTGTTGGACACAAGGTCTGGTTCATGTTTGTTATCAGAAAAGATGGAGGAAGAGCTTCAAAGTGTTAGGAAATATGTTGTGGAGGCAAAGTCATTGTTAGGTGAGAGCTATTCTCAccatttaaattcaaatgtCAGTTGA
- the LOC117632323 gene encoding protein BUNDLE SHEATH DEFECTIVE 2, chloroplastic — protein MATLSCYSLHPLASASSSSTTSLTANHSLPYQPQTKPEIPLLFRCSATSAARPEVIIQPTRLFVQPILLFAGFDKPLDTQTFLATISVLAAIALSLFLGLKGDPVPCERCAGNGGTKCVFCSNGKMKMETGLIDCKVCKGAGLVLCKKCAGSGYSRRL, from the exons ATGGCCACACTTTCCTGCTACTCTCTGCATCCTCttgcttctgcttcttcttcttcaacaacGTCTCTCACTGCCAATCACTCTCTTCCATATCAACCCCAAACAAAACCTGAAATCCCTTTACTGTTCCGCTGCTCTGCCACAAGTGCCGCTAGGCCTGAAGTCATAATTCAACCCACAAGGCTCTTTGTCCAGCCCATTCTACTATTTGCTGGCTTTGACAAACCCTTGGATACCCAAACTTTTCTTGCCACTATAAGTGTCTTGGCTGccattgctctctctctctttcttggTCTTAAG GGTGACCCTGTGCCTTGTGAGAGATGTGCTGGCAATG GTGGTACAAAATGTGTCTTCTGTAGCAATGGTAAAATGAAGATGGAGACAGGCttgattgattgcaaggtGTGCAAGGGTGCAG gaTTGGTACTCTGCAAGAAGTGTGCAGGTTCTGGATATTCTCGACGGCTATGA
- the LOC117631768 gene encoding probable carboxylesterase 15, protein MSTSTTTPPNTLSYEECRGVLRVYSDGSIVRSPNPSFDVPVLEDGSVSWKDVVFDPTNHLQLRLYKPAATTRSPSSSKKLPIFYYIHGGGFCIGSRAWPNCQNYCFQLASQLQCVVVSPDYRLAPEHRLPAAIHDGAAALQWLRAQAEADEPDTWLTDVADFENVFVSGDSAGGNIAHNLAVRFGPGSTELGPVRVRGYLLLAPFFAGTVLSKSEAEGPKDAFLNWELIDRFWRLSIPIGENTDHPLVNPFGPFSRSLEPVALDPILVVVGGSDLLRDRAEDYAKRLKNWGKKVEYVEFEGEQHGFFTFHPNSQAAKDLMPILKRFITENSS, encoded by the exons ATgtccacctccaccaccacccctCCCAACACTTTATCGTACGAAGAATGCCGCGGCGTTCTTCGCGTATACAGCGACGGCTCCATCGTCCGCTCTCCCAACCCGAGCTTCGACGTCCCCGTCCTGGAAGACGGCTCCGTCTCCTGGAAGGACGTCGTTTTCGACCCGACCAATCACCTCCAACTCCGCCTCTACAAGCCAGCAGCAACGACACGCTCTCCCTCGTCGTCCAAAAAGCTCCCCATCTTCTACTACATCCACGGCGGAGGCTTCTGCATCGGCTCGCGCGCTTGGCCCAACTGCCAGAACTACTGCTTCCAGCTAGCTTCCCAGCTCCAGTGCGTCGTCGTTTCGCCCGACTATCGCCTCGCTCCCGAGCACCGCCTCCCGGCAGCGATCCACGACGGCGCCGCTGCTTTGCAGTGGCTCCGGGCCCAAGCCGAGGCCGACGAGCCGGACACGTGGTTGACTGACGTGGCTGATTTTGAAAACGTGTTTGTTTCGGGTGACTCGGCGGGTGGGAACATAGCTCATAACTTGGCGGTTCGGTTTGGGCCCGGTTCGACAGAGTTGGGGCCGGTTCGGGTTAGGGGGTATCTACTTTTGGCACCGTTTTTCGCTGGAACGGTTTTGAGTAAGTCGGAGGCCGAGGGGCCCAAAGATGCCTTTCTCAATTGGGAGCTCATTGACAG GTTTTGGAGGCTGTCGATACCAATTGGGGAGAATACAGATCACCCGCTTGTGAACCCATTTGGGCCATTTAGCCGGAGCCTTGAACCGGTGGCTCTTGATCCGATCCTAGTGGTTGTGGGTGGCAGTGATCTGCTCAGGGACCGAGCTGAAGATTACGCAAAGAGGCTCAAGAATTGGGGAAAGAAGGTTGAGTACGTGGAATTTGAAGGGGAGCAGCATGGTTTCTTCACCTTTCATCCTAATTCCCAAGCCGCAAAAGACTTGATGCCAATTCTCAAACGATTCATTACTGAAAATTCCAGCTAA